From a region of the Verrucomicrobiota bacterium genome:
- a CDS encoding insulinase family protein, which translates to MYHLTHLKNGLTLATAEMPHMASVSLGLWVGVGGRYEPAELNGVSHFIEHMLFKGTHKRSAREIAQAVEGIGGYLNAFTGEDSTCFYSKARHDRFDELLDVLTDMFLNSKFDPAEIEKERGVIKEELAMYLDQPQHHVQELLNETLWPDQPLGRPLTGTEKTLDAMQRGHFLDYLRRNYVTGSTLVIAAGNLQHRQVANAITRLAARFTPGKRPHFPPAESTQVKPRLRLFTKKTEQTQLALGIRTCSRHDERRFALRLLNTILGENTSSRLFQEIREERGLAYSIYSSLAFFDDTGDLVLSAGLDTDKLPQTLKLITRELRRLAKAIPTAAELRRARDYVIGQLDLSLESTENQMMWLGEQLLGYGKIIQPAEIKQRLGEVTATQIRSVARDFFRPERLNLALVSPLKMGKNLSKYLKL; encoded by the coding sequence CGCCACGGCGGAAATGCCGCACATGGCCAGCGTGAGTCTGGGACTTTGGGTCGGCGTCGGCGGACGTTACGAGCCGGCGGAGTTGAATGGCGTCTCCCATTTCATCGAGCACATGCTGTTCAAAGGCACCCACAAACGTTCCGCCCGGGAAATTGCGCAGGCGGTTGAAGGCATCGGCGGTTACCTCAATGCCTTCACTGGCGAGGACAGCACCTGTTTTTATTCCAAGGCGCGCCACGATCGTTTCGACGAACTGCTCGACGTGCTCACGGACATGTTCCTCAACTCGAAGTTTGATCCCGCTGAAATCGAGAAGGAACGCGGCGTCATCAAGGAAGAACTGGCGATGTATCTCGACCAACCGCAACATCACGTCCAGGAACTGTTGAATGAAACCCTCTGGCCGGATCAACCGTTGGGCCGCCCGCTCACCGGCACGGAAAAAACGCTCGATGCGATGCAGCGCGGCCATTTCCTTGACTACCTGCGACGCAACTATGTCACCGGAAGCACGCTGGTGATCGCCGCCGGAAACTTGCAGCACCGACAAGTCGCTAATGCGATCACACGTCTTGCCGCGCGCTTCACTCCCGGCAAACGCCCGCATTTCCCACCCGCCGAAAGTACTCAGGTGAAGCCGCGCCTCCGGTTGTTCACCAAAAAGACGGAACAAACCCAGCTTGCGCTCGGCATCCGAACTTGTTCGCGCCACGACGAACGCCGCTTTGCCCTCCGCCTGCTCAACACGATCCTTGGCGAGAACACGAGTTCGCGGCTCTTCCAGGAAATCCGCGAAGAACGCGGCCTGGCTTACAGCATTTACAGTTCGCTCGCCTTTTTTGATGACACCGGCGACCTCGTCCTTTCCGCCGGCCTTGACACCGACAAACTCCCCCAAACACTGAAACTCATCACGCGCGAACTTCGCCGCCTCGCTAAAGCAATTCCAACCGCCGCTGAACTCCGTCGCGCCCGTGATTACGTGATCGGCCAGCTCGATCTCAGTCTGGAAAGCACCGAGAACCAGATGATGTGGCTGGGCGAACAACTGCTCGGCTACGGCAAAATCATTCAGCCGGCGGAAATCAAACAACGTCTCGGTGAAGTGACCGCGACTCAAATCCGCTCGGTCGCTCGAGACTTCTTCCGGCCAGAACGGTTGAATCTAGCGCTGGTGAGTCCATTGAAAATGGGGAAGAATCTGTCAAAATATCTGAAATTGTGA